A segment of the Triticum urartu cultivar G1812 chromosome 1, Tu2.1, whole genome shotgun sequence genome:
ATGTTGATGATACTACAGGGGCTAATGAGGTATGTTGTCTGCCTGTATATATTGATCAAAGTTACTCTGTAGTTTTGTAAAGTGTTACCTGTTTGGTTGGCTTTTGCTTACTGTTGCTGGGTGTAAAAAAGGTAAATTTTTGTGTCTGAATCCCAACATTGGTGTGTATATTTAAACTGACATCAGTTTTTTTACTCTCTTTATAGTGACTCTTATTAGTTTCCTTGCCTGTGCCTATGTTTTTAAGGCGTCTTGCCTTGGACGCTTAGGCGATAAGGCGCCCTGGCAGTGCCTTACAAATATGCCCGCCTTAGGCGCCTAGGCGTCCGCCTTAGGCGCTAGAGCGGGTGGTGCTCACCTTAGGTCGCCTTACCGCCTTAAAAACATAGCCCTGTGCACGTAAAAGTTTATGCGGCTATAGCTGTTCTTTCAATCTTGTTTTAGGCATTTAAGGTCTAACTAGCTCCGGTGGTTAGACCATATACATAGGAGATACACTTTCCAAATCTTCTATTGCACAGAATGTAAATGCACCATTGAGCACCATCTAGAGGATTCCGATCTTTACCACAAAAATCTTACAAAGATCATTAGTAAAACAAGTGATTATAACTCCCCTTTTCATCATTTTCTGCAGAAAGATTCGCTGATGGATTTAAGTTTTCATGTACCAACTTCAAATACTCAATTCCTTGGTGATGAGGAACGTCCCTCGGCTCATGTGAGTTCATTTGATAAGCACGATATGACGCAACATGCATGCATATTTTGCGCAAATAGTGAAATGTTCTCTCTTCAGATTTTTTGGCAGAAAATCTTGGCTATAGCTGACGTTGGCTCATCAGAAGAGGCTGTTGTCTCATTGGAGGGAATtgccattcttaccccaaggtgAGAAAATCTTGTAACTGTAGACTCTTTGCCTTTCCTAAAATAAGCCTATCCGTTTATTTGTTTCATTTCATGCCATAGCTAACTGCTTATTTTTAATTCAGAGGTCGATACACTGTTGAGCTTCATATGTCATTCTTGCGACTCCAAGGACAAGCTAATGATTTCAAAATCCAGTATAGCAGTATTCTTCGGCTCTTTGTTTTGCCAAAGGTTCTACTACTTTCATGCTTTGTGAACTATCAAGAATTCTTCGCCTTTGTATACTGTCAAGAAGCTAATATGATTTCATGCTTATACTTTGTGCCCTTCAGTCAAACAACCCTCATACATTTGTGGTCATCACACTTGATCCGCCAATTCGCAAAGGACAAACATTATATCCCCACATTGTTATTCAGGTATAGTATTATGATACATTTCACACGAACTTGGCTACAGTTCTTGTATGATACTTAATAACTGGTTCCTTTATGAACAGTTTGTGACAGAGAATGTAGTTGAGAAGGAGCTGTCATTAAGTGAGGAGGTTTTGGCTGAAAAGTACAAGGAcaggctgcagagttcttacaaTGTGATATTCTTATTCACTTAATGGCTGACTTTCCTTGCATCTCTTTTAAGTTTAACACGACCTATTTCACCTCAAAGTTGATCACAGCTCTTGTTTTTTTTGTAAACTTTGATCATAGCTTGCGTTGATTTTGTTTTCCTTTGTCAGCGTTACATGCTTTAATTATCAAGTGCTCTGAACTATTATTGATTAATACGTACAAGAAATGATGCCAGAATTAATAATACATACCAATAGAACAATACAAGAGTTAATGACATACTACTCATAAAGCATACTGTATATATTAGTGATTATGTACTGTTGAAACACCAGCAGTAACCCTCCAATGCACTTATTACCTAACTCTTGGGGTTTATCAGAGAATGATCTGTGTTTATATTTGTACAATTTCATTCAGTACTTAAATCATAGAGCTACTGACATGCATATTTTCTGCTTGCAAGTATGTTTAGTTGAAGAATGCTTTACTGAACTGAATTAAATATTACCGATCATTTGTGTCCTGATCAGATGATTGTCCCCCCTATATTCCGTTTTCTACTTGTGCACTTGCTCTTCATTTACAGTTTTCTGGGATCTTGATTTATTAACTCACAAAATGTTTGATTTATACATAGGGTCTAGAACATGAGGTATTCTCCAAAATTCTTCGTGGCCTGTCTGGTGCTAAAGTGACGAGGCCAAGCACATTCCGCAGTTGTCAAGATGGATATGCCGTGAAATCATCACTTAAAGCTGAAGATGGATTGCTGTATCCTCTTGAAAAAGGCTTTTTCTTTTTGCCAAAGCCCCCGACACTCATTCTGCATGAGGAGGTCTGCTTTCTACATTTCTGACATGCCTAATTGTTCTTCATCCATTTGTCCTCTGCTAAGCTGTTATTTACTGCAGATCGAGTATGTTGAATTTGAGCGCCATGGTGCTGGTGGTGCTAGTATGTCATCTCACTATTTTGATCTCCTGGTCAAGCTAAAGAATGACCAAGAACATCTCTTCAGAAATATACAAAGGAATGAATACCATAACCTCTTCAACTTCGTCAGGTAAATGCTGATGTCTTGTTGATTTAATCACTGGCATACTATTTAATTCGTTTGGGGATGATAAGTTCTTGTTTCTTTCCTTCAAGTGGTAAGAATTTGAAAATCCTGAATCTtggagaagatggccaagatagAACTGGTGCAGTTGCGGCTGCTCTTCAGAGCACTGATGATGATCCTGTTGATCCACATCTGGAGCGAATTAAAAATCAGGCCGGTGATGAAGAAAGTGATGAAGAGGTATTGCGTGTGTGCAATCTTTGCTCTTGCTTGCCTATATGGTGACGGAGTAGAATGCGTAATTTGTTTACTTGTAAATCGTACTGTAACTTATTCCAACTTCAGGACGAAGATTTTGTGGCGGACAAGGACGACAGCGGATCCCCCAGTGATGATTCTGAAGAGGGTTCTGATGCCAGCATAAGCGATGGAGAAAAGGAGGTAACTAAATTACTCTTGACAGTATCCGTAAGAAAACTTACCTGAACCAAAACACATGTGGGGCAAGCCACTGCTTTGATAACTTCTTGTTTCAGAAATCTTCCAAAAAGGAAGCTAGTAGCTCAAAGCCACCTGCGAAGAGGAAACCAAAGAATGTGGACGTGGAAGGTTCAGAGAAGAGAAAGccgaagaagaagcagaagaaagATCCCAATGCCCCTAAAAGAGCAATAGCACCATTCATGTATTTCTCAAAGGCTGAGCGAGCTGTAAGTTACTTGCACCCATCCATATTAAAATTTTCTGCTTTCATGGTTGACAAAATTGTAATCTGAACACGTACCAGCTCCATCCCAAACTGCATCAAACCAATACCAATAGATGCATCATGAAACATGTTTTtcatatgtactccctccgtaaactaatataagagcgtttagatcactactttagtgatctaaacgctcttatattagtttacagagggagtatttatTTGGTATTACAGATAGCTATTATTTCTATGAACTTGGTCAAACTTAAATAAGAGTATCCTGCATTGTTTTTGACGAATTTTAGTTCATTCTGTGTTGCAGTCTATGGTTTCTATGTTAGGTTGTAGAATTATTTGCTATTCTTTCTCAAGACATTTGGCGTGTGCTGTCAAATTAAGCAAACAGTGGATCTTTGATTGACATTTTTCTAATGCAGAATTTGAAGAACATCAACCCTGAACTCAGCACCACGGATATTGCAAAGAAGCTTGGAGAGAAGTGGCAAAAGATGTCAGGTAACATGTCCTAAGTTACAATGGCAGTATGGTGCAGTTCACACTGTCAGTTTTTTTTAAGGAAAAAATAACTCGTGTTAATCATTTCCAATTGTCATATTTGCAGCTGAGGAGAAGCAGCCATACGTTGAGCAGTCCCAAGTGGATAAGAAACGCTATGCAGAGGAGTCTGCTGCCTACCGCGGCGCTGGTGCGGCTCCTGTAGACGTGGACTCTGCAGATGGATCGTCCGATTGAATTGGAAGATTGGCCGTTGTCGAAAGGAGCATACTTTCGAGTCATGGTACAAGTAGGCATCCGATTTATCTTGGCTGTAGTGACTGTTGAGGTGTGATCCTTACGTTTCTGAGTGAACGAAGAACAGTTAGGATATGTAGGTTCCAAGGTAATGTTTGCTTTGCTACGAGCTGTCAGCACATGTGCCAGGTGTTTTATTCGCACGCTGCTTGTGCAACTTTTTTTCTGCAAAATACTCAAATCTTCATCGGAATTACaaagcatacaaaacataataaaaattacacTGAAGTGCTTGAACCATTAAATGACTAATACCGTCAAATGTGAACATTGCAGTTCCATACGCTCGATTCACATTCAGATCACCGAATAATACTGAACGAATGAACATGCCACAAGATGCAACTGGTTCCATAAATTTGCAGAAAGGATTTTCTCAAGAATAGAACTTAAGTGGTTCTTCCAGATCCAACTGTGGATAGTTGCTTACGGTTCCAGTTACAATGCTGAGCTGAGCTGTGAGCTAACATGTGTACTAACCTAGCGCTATATGAAGCATAAGTTTATCTCTTTACAACACCCTATTGTACTCTCTAGAGTACAACAAATTATATCTAACACACGCCAAAAATCGCTGCTATTTTCTGTCACCTCCACCCCTTTTCCTTTAGGTATATGCAAACTGGCAGTATTCTGCTTGTAAGGGAGAAAACCTTTACATGGCAGATGTCCCCTGCACTATATACTCATCATCTTGCTGCTATAAATGACTGCACAGGAAAAAGGAATTACGTAAGCAAAGCAGAGTGTTATTTCTTAGGCCAAATCAGGTTCATGGGAAGTAAATTTGGCAACTGGTTGGCCTATGTTTGTGCAGGCTCATCCACAACAAAAGTTAAAGGTCCTGAACTCACTGAGTTAAGAAGCTTCAGACCGGCTCCGCGTGTAAACTTCCTTGCAAAGAGGAAGCAAGGTGCTGGTCTCTCATTACTTGTGCACCACTCTCTTCTATATTCGGTCTCATAATATATATTATCAATATCCTACAAAAAATATAAAGAGATAGACCCTCAGTGAACAGTTAGAAATTGTCCTAGGCACTTCTTACAGGCAATTTATTTTACAGACATGCATCTTATTATGCCAGAACTACCGCATGGAAATCAAAGTATGTATCTCTCATCACCGATTTTGCCATCGATGTAGCTAGATATCAACTTCTATCAAACTCAGCAAACCAAAACAAATAATAAAAGCATACATGGTTTTTCTGTGAAATACAAAAAAAAAATACAATCATCTTTCTAGGGAATACAGTGTTCAGATTTGACAGAAACATATACCTTAATGGATTTTATAAGTGCGGGTGTAGCATCAGAGACTTTGTATGTTACAGGATGCCATCCACGCCTTTCACGATCTTTAGAAGATGATAGATCCCATGCGCTATGTGTAACTGATCTCCGGGTAAGCTCTTCTTCAAGCCCATTTTGCTGTAACAgagatatgtcatgtgcatttgTGTAGAGAACAAATTCAAGGTATGTTACAATGATTATTGACTTACTGCAAGCAATGTTTGAACATAGTGCTCATCTGGTATGCAGTTATGTGCCTTCCATGCCTCAGCAGGCTGGGTAAAATGAGGACATGTAACACGTAAGACTACCAATTGAACTTTTCCAGTGAAACAACCATAAACAAATGTACTTATTGAGTTCATAAGTAAATCTTGAAGGCTTAGATAATTATTTGGTTAAGAAAATATTTTAGGAAATATAAGAAATACAGTAGACATATGAGTAGTGGTTCTATGCACTCTTAAGAAGTTAAAATATATGCCGCGCTTAAAATTTGGCTTCACTACATATACGTACAGGAATATTGCAGAAATAACACAGATTAATCTAACTTTGGTTCCACTTCCGTATACGAGATCCTTGTGAGCGCACAAACTATCACACATAGTGTTATCTATTTTCATGTATAAGCTTTAACTTGTCCATAGTTTGAGAACAATACCTCCTTTATAATTGCATAGGTTGATGAAAACAAACAAAAATCAATTCATTTGGATGGGTACTAGTTAACATTAAAGCAAATACAGGCACGGATCAAGTTCATGCCTGCAATTCATGTCACAGGAATAAGGCCAGATGTTAACATCCAGAACCCACAGGAAAACAAATGGCATGATGAACACAACCTCTAATCTGTCATGTATTCTAGACATACTCCAGGTACAAACTGCATCAAAAACAAGCTTTGAACTATTTTCACAGAAGAAAAAAGGACAGCATGAACCACGGTTCAAGATACTCCAGAAATAGATGGATTGGTATTTTGTTAAAGGGTCTCACTTACAATAGGTTTATCCCAGTCCCGCCAGAACTCTGGTAAGGGCCTTCTCTGCAGCAAATAAAAGATATACTTTCTTCAATAAGAACAGGCACAGAAAAAAAAATCAAGTTCCCATGTATGTACAGATGGAAAAACTGTCATTTGTACATGCATACGCTACAGCACCATATGTAAGTACAGATGTAAAAATTGTCAGAACTTAGTAGAATAATAAGAAGTGTACAACTATTTAAGTGCCATTATCTTGATGATGCGAAACTACTACCTTGTGAAGTCATGTCCATCTATGAACTATGTTACAGTACTGAATATTTCTGCACATAGAACATACAATTATTGAGGCACGTACCCTGCAATGCTTCTTGAATTCTGGCAACACCACATCATCATAAACCACAACTTCAGCATGCTTTTTAATCAGCACAGCCCACTGTATGGCGAGTTAGGGCGGCAGAGATACAAGAATGAGTTTGTTAGACACACAAAAATTCAAGTTAAACTTTTATTTTCCATCTTTCTTCTTTCATCAGTAAAAGCGGAAAGGTACCTGCGAGCCTTTTCTCCAATTCTCCACCGGGATGATTGGGTCCATTCGTGGATTGTACCTGCCCTGTTTTGTATCGGCGAAACTGCCAGCATTACACAATTGGATGCTATTAGTCAGACTATAAGATCAGCTAAAAGAAAAGCTTACATCTTAATATGAACAGATCTGCAATATGTTATGCTAGCAATCGATCTAAAAGGTCAAGGTGCATGAAAACACTAAGACAATGTA
Coding sequences within it:
- the LOC125551795 gene encoding FACT complex subunit SSRP1-B-like, which codes for MTDGHLFNNISLGGRVGNNPGQFRLYSGGLAWKKQGGGKTIEVDKADIISVTWMKIPRSYQLSVGTKEGIRYVFKGFREQDVSNLTNFIQKNTGTTPEEKQLSVSGHNWGAVDINGNMLSFNVGSKEAFEVSLSDVSQTQLQGKTDVVLEFHVDDTTGANEKDSLMDLSFHVPTSNTQFLGDEERPSAHIFWQKILAIADVGSSEEAVVSLEGIAILTPRGRYTVELHMSFLRLQGQANDFKIQYSSILRLFVLPKSNNPHTFVVITLDPPIRKGQTLYPHIVIQFVTENVVEKELSLSEEVLAEKYKDRLQSSYNGLEHEVFSKILRGLSGAKVTRPSTFRSCQDGYAVKSSLKAEDGLLYPLEKGFFFLPKPPTLILHEEIEYVEFERHGAGGASMSSHYFDLLVKLKNDQEHLFRNIQRNEYHNLFNFVSGKNLKILNLGEDGQDRTGAVAAALQSTDDDPVDPHLERIKNQAGDEESDEEDEDFVADKDDSGSPSDDSEEGSDASISDGEKEKSSKKEASSSKPPAKRKPKNVDVEGSEKRKPKKKQKKDPNAPKRAIAPFMYFSKAERANLKNINPELSTTDIAKKLGEKWQKMSAEEKQPYVEQSQVDKKRYAEESAAYRGAGAAPVDVDSADGSSD